The window AGCGCGTCGAGCCGCTCGCCGCCGAGATCGGCGGGCTCGTGCTCGGCCATTGCGACGTCACCGATGCCGCGACCATCGATGCGGCCTTTGCGGTGCTGAAGGAGAAGTGGGGCAAGATCGACTTCCTGGTGCATGCGATCGCCTATGGCGAGCAGCTCGACGGCCGCTACGTCGACACCACGCAGGAGAATTTTTCGAAGTCCATGCTGATCTCCTGCTACTCGTTCACGGCCGTGGCGCAGCGCGCCGAGAAGCTGATGACCGACGGCGGCTCGCTCATCACGCTCAGCTATTACGGCGCCGAGAAGTGGATGCCGCATTACAACGTCATGGGCGTCGCGAAAGCGGCGCTCGAAGCGAGCGTGCGTTATCTCGCCGCCGATCTCGGCGAGAAGAACATCCGCGTCAACGCGATCTCGGCGGGGCCGATCAAGACGCTCGCGGCGTCCGGCATCGGCGATTTCAGATATATCCTGAAGTGGAATGAGGCCAACGCACCGCTGCGGCGCAACGTCTCCACGGAAGACGTCGGCGGCAGCGCGCTGTATTTCCTCTCCGACCTCTCGCGCGGCGTCACCGGCGAGGTGCACCACGTCGATTCCGGCTATCACGTGCTCGGCATGAAGCGCCCGGACGCGCCGGACATTTCGTTCGGCGGGAAGGACTAACTTTTCAGCCAACAATGCCCGTGCCCACGATCTATTATCTGCGCCACGGCGAGACCGAGTGGAATGCGCTCGGGAGGCTTCAGGGCACCAAGGACATTCCGCTGAACGCGCGCGGTCGCGCTCAGGCCGTGCAGGCCGGCGGCATTCTCGCCGATCTGTTCAAGCGCGAGGGCCGCGACAAGGCCGCATTACCCTACGTGTCGAGTCCGCTTGGCCGCGCGCGAGAGACCATGGAACTGGCGCGGAGCAAGCTCGAACTGCCGACTGCGGAC of the Bradyrhizobium sp. WSM1417 genome contains:
- the fabI gene encoding enoyl-ACP reductase FabI, coding for MAQNSGLMQGKRGVVLGVANNRSIAWGIAKACHAAGAELAFTYQGDALKKRVEPLAAEIGGLVLGHCDVTDAATIDAAFAVLKEKWGKIDFLVHAIAYGEQLDGRYVDTTQENFSKSMLISCYSFTAVAQRAEKLMTDGGSLITLSYYGAEKWMPHYNVMGVAKAALEASVRYLAADLGEKNIRVNAISAGPIKTLAASGIGDFRYILKWNEANAPLRRNVSTEDVGGSALYFLSDLSRGVTGEVHHVDSGYHVLGMKRPDAPDISFGGKD